A single genomic interval of Ovis aries strain OAR_USU_Benz2616 breed Rambouillet chromosome 9, ARS-UI_Ramb_v3.0, whole genome shotgun sequence harbors:
- the LOC101109545 gene encoding large ribosomal subunit protein uL13 encodes MAEGQVLVLDGRGHLLGRLAAIVAKQVLLGQKVVVVRCEGINISGNFYRNKLKYLAFLRKRMNTNPSRGPYHFRAPSRIFWRTVRGMLPHKTKRGQAALERLKVFDGIPPPYDKKKRMVVPAALKVVRLKPACKFAYLGRLAHEVGWKYQAVTATLEEKRKEKAKIHYRKKKQLMRLRKQAEKNIEKKIGKFTEVLKTHGFLV; translated from the coding sequence ATGGCGGAGGGGCAGGTCCTGGTGCTCGATGGCCGAGGCCATCTCCTGGGCCGCCTGGCGGCCATTGTGGCCAAGCAGGTGCTTCTGGGCCAGAAGGTTGTGGTCGTGCGCTGTGAGGGCATCAACATTTCTGGCAATTTCTacagaaataaattgaaatacCTGGCCTTTCTCCGCAAGCGGATGAACACCAACCCCTCCCGTGGCCCTTACCACTTCCGAGCCCCCAGCCGCATCTTCTGGCGGACAGTGCGAGGCATGCTGCCCCACAAGACCAAGCGGGGCCAGGCTGCTCTGGAGCGCCTCAAGGTGTTTGATGGGATCCCACCACCCTATGACAAGAAAAAGCGAATGGTGGTTCCTGCTGCCCTCAAGGTTGTGCGTCTGAAGCCTGCTTGCAAGTTTGCCTACCTAGGGCGCCTGGCTCATGAGGTTGGCTGGAAGTACCAGGCAGTAACAGCtaccctggaggagaagagaaaggagaaagccaAGATCCACTACCGGAAAAAGAAGCAGCTCATGAGGCTACGGAAGCAGGCCGAAAAGAACATCGAGAAGAAAATTGGCAAATTCACAGAGGTCCTCAAGACTCACGGATTCCTAGTCTGA